A section of the Oncorhynchus tshawytscha isolate Ot180627B linkage group LG09, Otsh_v2.0, whole genome shotgun sequence genome encodes:
- the pla2g3 gene encoding group 3 secretory phospholipase A2: MHINSILFSAVIMAAVSLMLTTAAAADPRDFCFWTKVTSNGETHLSFLRHHSETHHASSSSLHLYHSVWSVGNRLVNCAVSDDTAVTDSYMSVCREKNTTGEFSDRPCERFDVNAQSELESHCAPVSSPTVTQREAVGDASEEHRETRRKRHARSVIDDIAFQNPLGDGGDSSRDETQTHRRVKRGLIVPGTLWCGSGNKAETYDDLGVFAETDSCCREHDQCQDTILSFETNYGVFNTNIFTLSHCHCDNRFHQCLLGAEDSISDTVGYVFFNLLKMHCFEFSHRLQCSQRNWFGMCQQYEMSLYAVVHPPTFYNSTQPDPDLEEDDMADNTTTTIFTPTSTSPSNSTTSSSTSSSTISTSISSSPSITSTSPTFPYIATSTSPSTSPSTSTLTSPSTPPSTSTPTTPSSAAPADLTPGGQSGTPASGSPVIHPYPGEDNVVANTSPTSTTGTATAIGTQSSTSGLETSASGPALALASPAEPTHHTGLTLPKSNQDAASTGKQHVYVCDVYRDLDDCRFKIPAHQKRYSLLNPEPRTLFHCNCTSRLSEVLVQQKEISGVQTILLKYISLSCFTLQPQVCTQGTSCSASLVKPSPAQLEQQKINGGGMEEWRHLQAVGHNGRRPKSRWAKRRLHKLCIRMTRKHSQCALVEDAVPM, encoded by the exons ATGCACATCAACTCCATTTTATTTTCTGCTGTAATAATGGCAGCAGTGTCACTGATGTTgaccactgcagctgctgctgacCCGAGGGATTTCTGTTTCTGGACTAAAGTCACGTCGAACGGTGAGACCCATCTCAGCTTTCTCCGACACCACAGCGAAACTCACCAcgcctcctcctcatccctccatctctaccacaGTGTGTGGTCGGTGGGGAATAGACTGGTCAACTGCGCAGTGAGTGACGACACGGCCGTTACAGACAGCTACATGTCTGTGTGTCGGGAGAAGAACACCACAGGAGAGTTCTCTGACCGTCCGTGTGAACGTTTTGATGTCAATGCGCAGTCTGAACTTGAAAGCCACTGCGCTCCTGTTAGCTCTCCAACCGTTACCCAGCGCGAAGCCGTTGGAGATGCCTctgaggaacacagagagacaaggcGTAAGAGGCACGCACGGAGCGTTATTGATGATATAGCGTTCCAGAATCCTCTTGGAGACGGTGGTGACAGTTCCAGGGATGAGACGCAAACCCATCGGCGCGTAAAACGTGGTCTCATCGTGCCGGGAACGCTTTGGTGCGGCTCAGGGAACAAGGCGGAGACCTATGACGATTTAG GTGTGTTTGCAGAGACAGACAGTTGCTGCAGGGAGCATGACCAATGTCAGGACACCATCCTGTCGTTCGAGACCAACTATGGAGTTTTCAACACAAACATTTTCACCCTGTCCCACTGCCACTGTGATAACAG GTTTCACCAGTGTTTGCTGGGGGCGGAGGACAGTATTTCAGACACAGTGGGATACGTCTTCTTCAACCTGCTGAAGATGCACTGCTTTGAGTTCTCCCACAGACTACAGTGCTCTCAGAGGAACTGGTTTGGCAT GTGTCAACAGTATGAGATGTCTCTGTATGCTGTGGTCCATCCTCCCACCTTCTACAACTCCACCCAGCCAGACCCTGACTTAGAGGAGGATGACATGGCTGacaataccaccactaccatcttCACCCCCacttccacctccccctccaactctaccacctcctcctccaca tcttcctccaccatctctacctccatctcctcatctccctccatcaCTTCAACCTCTCCCACCTTTCCCTACATTGCCacttccacctctccctccacctctccctccacctccaccctcacctctccctccacccctccctccacatccACCCCCACCACTCCTTCCAGTGCTGCCCCAGCAGACCTCACCCCAGGGGGTCAGAGTGGAACACCAGCCTCTGGCTCACCTGTCATCCACCCTTACCCTGGAGAGGACAATGTGGTTGCCAATActtcccccacctccaccactggCACTGCTACTGCTATAGGGACCCAGAGTAGCACCTCGGGACTAGAAACCTCAGCCTCGGGCCCAGCATTGGCTTTGGCCTCGCCAGCTGAACCCACCCACCATACTGGCCTGACTCTGCCTAAGTCTAACCAGGACGCAGCAAGCACAG GGAAgcagcatgtgtatgtgtgtgatgtataCAGAGACCTGGATGACTGCAGGTTTAAGATCCCTGCTCACCAGAAGAGATACAGCCTCCTCAACCCAGAACCCAGGACCCTCTTCCACTGCAACTGTACCAGCAG actGTCTGAGGTTCTGGTTCAGCAGAAGGAGATATCTGGGGTTCAGACTATCCTGTTGAAGTACATCTCTCTGTCCTGCTTCACATTACAGCCACAGGTCTGCACACAGGGGACAAG CTGCTCGGCTTCTCTGGTCAAACCCTCTCCTGCTCAGCTGGAGCAGCAAAAGATCAATGGTGGAGGCATGGAGGAGTGGCGCCATCTACAGGCCGTTGGCCACAACGGCAGGAGGCCCAAATCTAGATGGGCCAAACGCAGACTACACAAACTCTGCATCAGGATGACCAGGAAGCACAGTCAATGTGCTTTAGTAGAAGATGCAGTGCCAATGTGA